From a single Paramormyrops kingsleyae isolate MSU_618 chromosome 14, PKINGS_0.4, whole genome shotgun sequence genomic region:
- the LOC140578408 gene encoding glutathione-specific gamma-glutamylcyclotransferase 1-like, with protein MKHQDMINGQRSLWVFGYGSLVWRPDFKFKRSKVGYIQGYKRRFWHGDTFHRGDIDMPGRVVTLVEDDDACTWGVAYEVTGSQIEESLKYLNVRESECGGYITKWVEFISREDSHTPILALTYIATASNPIYQGPASPEEIAAQIAVCKGKTGHNIEYLLRLAQFMKRYCPEVEDDHLFSIEAATLALVPYLLVSKQMM; from the exons ATGAAACATCAGGACATGATCAATGGACAAAGGAGTCTTTGGGTTTTTGGCTACGGTTCTCTCGTCTGGAGACCAGACTTCAAGTTCAAACGGAGCAAAGTTGGCTACATACAGGGCTATAAGAGACGCTTCTGGCACGGCGATACTTTTCACAGAGGGGACATTGATATG CCCGGAAGAGTTGTGACTCTGGTGGAAGATGATGAC GCATGCACTTGGGGTGTGGCGTATGAGGTGACAGGCTCCCAGATCGAAGAGTCCCTCAAATACCTGAATGTGAGGGAGTCTGAATGTGGCGGCTACATCACCAAGTGGGTGGAGTTCATCTCGCGTGAGGACAGCCACACGCCGATCCTCGCCCTGACCTACATTGCCACAGCCAGCAACCCCATATACCAAGGACCTGCCAGCCCAGAGGAGATCGCCGCCCAGATTGCCGTCTGCAAGGGCAAGACAGGCCACAACATTGAATACTTGCTCCGCCTGGCCCAGTTCATGAAGCGGTACTGCCCAGAGGTAGAAGATGACCACCTGTTCTCCATCGAGGCTGCTACCCTGGCCCTAGTGCCCTATCTGTTGGTGTCCAAGCAGATGATGTAA
- the dll4 gene encoding delta-like protein 4, whose translation MAALFTFIFALSLTISTQVWGSGIFELDLQDFKNNNGLLANGTACKPDCRTFFRICLKNYQTVVSPGECIFGSVITPVLGTNSFSVRQSSSFSKPIRMPFNFGWPGSFSLIIEAWYSPSADLPADTNNPELLISSFAIQKKLEVGDEWSPDVQNFKQTELRYSYRFICNENYYGESCSKKCAPRDDHFGHYTCDPDGQISCLPGWKGEYCEQPICLEGCSKGKGNCSKPGECVCRDGWQGPFCDECKPYPACKHGTCQLPNQCNCEEGWGGLFCDQDLNYCTHHKPCQNGATCMNTGQGSYTCTCQPGFTGVKCELEVKECDSQPCRNGGRCMDLESGYHCVCLRGFEGEHCEHSLLTCADSPCFHNGKCHEKDNGRSYTCECPRGFTGLNCEKKVDMCTSPPCANGGQCYIIGNLRFCSCRAGFTGQHCEININECAASPCANGGTCVDRVNDYSCVCAPGFSGHNCDRPADECILQPCLNGGTCSGGHGRPFVCTCATSYFGNLCQHHQLLVPSAPSPTQHEQASDAYQWAAVSLGMGLVVLLVLLCMVVVVLRHVRHQRGRDGPDRDAMNNLSDFQKDNLIPASQLKNTNKKVDLEVDCGLEKSNYKHNNYHLDYKSSKEYKDDMSQDDRTHSYEKCPEEKTPLSRMYSEKPECRISTICSPRDSMYQSVYVIAEERNECVIATEV comes from the exons ATGGCAGCTCTGTTCACCTTTATCTTCGCACTTAGCTTAACGATTTCAACGCAG gtCTGGGGATCCGGAATATTTGAGCTCGACCTGCAGGATTTCAAGAATAATAATGGACTGCTAGCAAATGGGACAGCGTGCAAACCAGACTGCAGGACTTTTTTCCGAATTTGCTTGAAAAACTACCAAACGGTGGTGTCTCCAGGTGAATGTATCTTCGGCAGCGTCAttactccagtcctggggacaaACTCGTTTAGCGTCCGGCAAAGCAGCAGTTTCAGCAAACCCATTCGAATGCCGTTCAACTTCGGATGGCCG GGGTCATTTTCTTTAATTATTGAAGCCTGGTATTCTCCCTCCGCGGATCTACCTGCAG ACACAAACAACCCCGAATTATTGATTAGCTCTTTTGCCATCCAAAAAAAGTTGGAAGTAGGGGATGAGTGGTCTCCTGATGTACAGAACTTCAAGCAGACGGAGCTAAGGTATTCTTACCGGTTCATCTGCAATGAAAATTACTACGGCGAAAGTTGTTCCAAAAAATGCGCACCCAGGGACGACCATTTTGGCCACTACACCTGCGACCCTGATGGGCAAATATCCTGTCTCCCTGGCTGGAAGGGAGAATACTGCGAACAAC CGATCTGTCTGGAGGGATGTAGCAAAGGGAAGGGCAACTGCTCCAAGCCAGGGGAGTGCGT GTGCAGGGATGGTTGGCAGGGACCATTCTGCGATGAGTGTAAGCCATACCCGGCCTGCAAGCACGGAACCTGCCAACTGCCGAACCAGTGCAACTGTGAGGAAGGCTGGGGCGGACTCTTCTGTGACCAGG ATCTGAACTATTGCACCCACCACAAGCCATGTCAGAACGGGGCGACTTGCATGAACACGGGCCAGGGAAGCTACACCTGTACCTGCCAGCCGGGCTTCACTGGGGTCAAATGCGAGCTGGAGGTCAAGGAATGCGACAGCCAGCCCTGTCGCAACGGAGGGAGGTGCATG GACTTGGAGAGCGGctaccactgtgtgtgtctgcgtgggTTCGAGGGGGAACACTGCGAGCACAGCCTCCTGACATGTGCCGACTCCCCCTGCTTCCACAATGGGAAGTGCCACGAGAAGGACAACGGCCGCAGCTACACCTGCGAGTGCCCCCGCGGCTTCACGGGACTCAACTGCGAGAAGAAAGTCGACATGTGCACATCCCCCCCCTGTGCGAATG GTGGGCAGTGCTACATCATCGGCAACCTGAGGTTCTGCAGCTGCCGGGCCGGTTTCACGGGTCAACACTGTGAGATCAACATCAACGAGTGTGCGGCAAGCCCCTGTGCCAACGGCGGGACCTGCGTGGACCGCGTCAATGACTATAGCTGCGTCTGCGCCCCCGGCTTCTCAGGACACAACTGCGACCGTCCGGCCGACGAGTGCATCCTGCAGCCCTGCCTGAATGGTGGGACATGCTCTGGTGGCCACGGCAGGCCATTCGTATGCACCTGTGCGACCAGCTATTTCGGCAACCTCTGCCAGCATCACCAGCTGCTGGTGCCGTCCGCCCCGAGCCCCACCCAGCACGAGCAGGCGAGTGACGCCTACCAGTGGGCGGCCGTGTCCCTCGGGATGGGTCTGGTGGTTCTGCTGGTGCTGCTCTGCATGGTGGTGGTCGTCCTGCGACACGTGCGGCACCAACGAGGCCGGGACGGGCCTGACAGGGACGCCATGAACAACCTGTCCgacttccagaaggacaacctTATCCCAGCCTCACAGCTGAAGAACACCAACAAGAAGGTGGACCTGGAAGTAGATTGTGGCCTGGAGAAGTCCaactacaaacacaataacTACCATTTGGACTACAAATCCTCCAAGGAATACAAGGACGACATGTCGCAGGATGACAGGACTCACAGTTATGAAAAGTGCCCCGAAGAGAAAACACCATTGAGTAGAATGTACAG TGAAAAGCCAGAGTGTAGGATATCGACGATATGTTCCCCAAGAGATTCCATGTACCAGTCCGTGTATGTAATAGCAGAAGAGCGGAACGAGTGTGTCATAGCAACTGAG GTATAA
- the LOC111838829 gene encoding glutathione-specific gamma-glutamylcyclotransferase 1 has product MKHQDMINEQRSLWVFGYGSLVWRPDFKFKRSKVGYIQGYKRRFWHGDTFHRGDIDMPGRVVTLVEDDDACTWGVAYEVTGSQIEESLKYLNVRESECGGYITKWVEFISREDSHTPILALTYIATASNPIYQGPASPEEIAAQIAVCKGKTGHNIEYLLRLAQFMKRYCPEVEDDHLFSIEAATLALVPYLLVSKQMM; this is encoded by the exons ATGAAACATCAGGACATGATCAATGAACAAAGGAGTCTTTGGGTTTTTGGCTACGGTTCTCTCGTCTGGAGACCGGACTTCAAGTTCAAACGGAGCAAAGTTGGCTACATACAGGGCTATAAGAGACGCTTCTGGCACGGCGATACTTTTCACAGAGGGGACATTGATATG CCCGGAAGAGTTGTGACTCTGGTGGAAGATGATGAC GCATGCACTTGGGGTGTGGCGTATGAGGTGACAGGCTCCCAGATCGAAGAGTCCCTCAAATACCTGAATGTGAGGGAGTCTGAATGTGGCGGCTACATCACCAAGTGGGTGGAGTTCATCTCGCGTGAGGACAGCCACACGCCGATCCTCGCCCTGACCTACATTGCCACAGCCAGCAACCCCATATACCAAGGACCTGCCAGCCCAGAGGAGATCGCCGCCCAGATTGCCGTCTGCAAGGGCAAGACGGGCCACAACATTGAATACTTGCTCCGCCTGGCCCAGTTCATGAAGCGGTACTGCCCAGAGGTAGAAGATGACCACCTGTTCTCCATCGAGGCTGCTACCCTGGCCCTAGTGCCCTATCTGTTGGTGTCCAAGCAGATGATGTAA